Proteins encoded together in one Lathyrus oleraceus cultivar Zhongwan6 chromosome 5, CAAS_Psat_ZW6_1.0, whole genome shotgun sequence window:
- the LOC127084585 gene encoding uncharacterized protein LOC127084585 produces the protein MDFGRRSVKKYNLINPKIDELKKRVSSIADPIGFRDRYGALISLLTLRMEEGLLQTLVQFYDPVYHCFTFPDYQLMPTLEEYAQLLHIPVADTVPFSGSEKLPEHSSLAKVLYMKKSEFKNNFTTKGGLPGFTAKFLMGKVSYFSSQGCDIIVEHLFALLIYGLLLFPNIEGFVDSYAIRIFLSGNPVPTLLGDTYHSIHYRTLKGGGTIVYCIPLLYKWFVSHLPKSATFWDRKSGLQWSQRIMSLTQSDIAWYSRVLDDVKIIDSCGEFPNVPLMGTKGIISYNPVLARRQLGYPMKDKPPNIILEGIFLRDNEEDPTMKERVVRAWHRVCRKGRLELGKKDCTSYEPYLQWIRARAIQLKMPYPHHDPIKPAPLKTPYLPLDDKEELQATLERVEKERDAWKDKAQVLEMENEELQRQLKEQSGEDHAGKRPRVQEDLFSSGTTDYSQIPQSSGAWKGLVDSLVKEKAFMQKAYEERIERLEGQLLLVYARPDDTCP, from the coding sequence atggattttggacggagaagtgtgaaaaagtacaatctcatcaatccaaagatagatgaactaaagaaacgggtttcttcgatcgcagatcctattggtttcagagacagatatggggcacttatatctttattgacacttaggatggaagaagggttattgcagacattagtacagttctatgatccagtctatcactgtttcacattcccagactatcaactcatgcctacattggaagagtatgcccagttgcttcacatcccagttgctgatacagtacctttctctggttcagaaaagttacccgagcacagttctcttgcaaaagtgttgtacatgaagaagtcagaattcaagaataacttcaccaccaaaggaggacttccaggtttcactgccaagttcttaatggggaaggtttcttatttttccagtcaaggttgtgatattattgtggagcatctgttcgccttgttgatctacggtttgttactatttcctaatattgaaggttttgtggattcatatgctatacgcatcttcctaagtggtaatcctgttccaactttgctcggagacacctatcattccatccattaccgtactttgaaaggaggaggaaccatagtctactgtataccgttactctacaaatggtttgtctctcatcttcctaagtcagctactttttgggatcgcaagtcaggacttcagtggtcacagaggattatgtctcttacccagtcagatattgcatggtatagtagagttttagacgatgtgaagatcattgatagttgcggggagttccccaatgtgcccctcatgggcacaaagggaatcatttcttataatccagtacttgctaggagacaactcggttaccctatgaaggacaagcctcctaacattattttagaaggtattttcttgagggataacgaggaggaccctaccatgaaagagagagtagtaagagcttggcatcgtgtttgtcgcaaagggagacttgaattgggtaagaaagattgtacctcctatgagccgtacctccagtggatcagagccagagctatacagttgaaaatgccatacccacatcatgatcctatcaaacccgctccgttgaagaccccctaccttccgctagatgacaaagaagaactccaagccaccttggagagggtcgagaaagagagagacgcttggaaggataaggcccaggtactcgaaatggaaaatgaagaacttcagagacagttaaaggagcagagtggagaagatcatgcaggtaaacgtccaagggtgcaagaggatttattttcctcaggcacaacagattactcccagattccacaatcctcaggtgcatggaaaggtcttgtagacagtttggtgaaggagaaagcttttatgcagaaggcctatgaagaaagaattgagagacttgaaggacaactcctacttgtttatgctcgtcctgatgacacatgtccttaa